A DNA window from Ensifer sp. WSM1721 contains the following coding sequences:
- a CDS encoding alpha/beta fold hydrolase, translated as MIGEINLPRRRFMGVAALTAAAAQLGMMGAARAQSAIPAITLGTNTSFASIKQVDAGVLNVGYAELGADDAPVVVLLHGWPYDIHTYVDVAPLLAAAGYRVIVPYLRGYGTTRFLSPDTPRNGQQSAIAADIIALMDALRIEKAVIAGCDWGARTANIIAALWPERCKAMVSVSGYLIGSREANKKPLPPKAELAWWYQFYFATERGRAGYEQNRNEFARLIWQLASPKWNFDDAAFDRSAAAFENPDHVDITIHNYRWRISLAEGERKYDELEERLAKFPLISVPTITLEGDANGAPHPEPAAYAKKFSGKYEHRLITGGIGHNLPQEAPQAFAQAVIDVDRF; from the coding sequence ATGATTGGGGAAATCAATCTGCCGCGGCGGCGGTTCATGGGCGTGGCGGCGCTGACGGCCGCTGCCGCGCAACTCGGTATGATGGGCGCAGCGCGAGCGCAATCGGCCATTCCGGCGATCACGCTGGGGACGAACACATCCTTCGCCTCCATCAAGCAGGTCGACGCGGGTGTCCTGAACGTCGGCTACGCCGAGCTGGGCGCGGACGATGCGCCTGTGGTCGTCCTGCTGCACGGCTGGCCCTACGACATCCACACCTACGTCGATGTGGCGCCGCTGCTGGCGGCGGCTGGCTATCGCGTTATCGTTCCCTATCTGCGCGGCTATGGCACGACGCGCTTCCTTTCGCCCGATACTCCGCGCAATGGCCAGCAGTCGGCGATTGCCGCCGACATCATCGCCTTGATGGACGCGCTCCGGATCGAGAAGGCCGTTATCGCCGGATGCGATTGGGGGGCGCGGACCGCCAACATCATTGCCGCGCTCTGGCCGGAGCGCTGCAAGGCCATGGTTTCCGTGAGCGGCTATCTCATAGGCAGCCGTGAAGCCAATAAAAAGCCCTTGCCGCCGAAGGCCGAACTTGCCTGGTGGTACCAGTTCTATTTCGCCACGGAGCGCGGGCGCGCGGGCTACGAACAGAACCGCAATGAATTCGCGAGACTCATCTGGCAGCTCGCGTCGCCGAAATGGAACTTCGACGACGCCGCGTTCGATCGCAGCGCGGCCGCTTTCGAGAACCCGGATCACGTCGATATCACGATCCACAACTACCGCTGGCGGATTAGTCTCGCCGAGGGCGAGCGCAAATACGACGAGCTGGAAGAGCGGCTCGCCAAGTTCCCGCTGATCAGCGTGCCGACGATCACGCTGGAGGGCGATGCCAATGGCGCCCCGCATCCAGAGCCTGCAGCCTATGCCAAGAAGTTCTCGGGCAAGTACGAGCATCGGCTGATCACGGGCGGCATCGGCCACAACCTTCCCCAAGAAGCGCCGCAGGCCTTCGCCCAGGCGGTGATTGACGTCGATCGTTTCTGA
- a CDS encoding VOC family protein has product MTTAINSEKARPINMKLEVIVVPVSDVDRAKEFYASLGWRLDADFAGDDGYRVIQFTPPGSGASVIFGKNVTDAEPGSAQGLYLIVSDIEAAREDVRRRGVAISEVFHAGDVHAGDDEPYLFGRLRVGGADPEHRSYRSYASFSDPDGNGWLFQEVTTRLPGRIDASTTTFASVADLASAFRRAEAAHGEYEKQLGRRDEDWPTWYAEYMIREQTGEPQPA; this is encoded by the coding sequence ATGACCACTGCAATCAACAGCGAAAAAGCGCGGCCGATCAACATGAAGCTCGAGGTTATCGTCGTCCCGGTGTCGGATGTCGACCGCGCCAAGGAATTCTACGCAAGCCTCGGCTGGCGGCTCGATGCCGATTTTGCCGGCGATGACGGCTACCGCGTGATCCAGTTCACTCCGCCCGGTTCCGGCGCCTCGGTCATCTTCGGAAAGAATGTGACCGACGCGGAACCGGGCTCCGCGCAGGGGCTGTACCTCATCGTTTCCGATATAGAGGCTGCCCGCGAGGACGTGCGTCGCCGCGGCGTCGCCATCAGCGAAGTATTCCATGCGGGCGACGTACACGCCGGTGACGACGAGCCCTATCTCTTTGGCCGGCTCCGGGTTGGCGGTGCTGATCCCGAGCACCGGAGCTACCGTTCCTACGCGTCGTTCAGCGATCCGGATGGCAACGGATGGCTTTTCCAGGAGGTCACCACGCGATTGCCCGGGCGGATTGACGCGAGCACCACGACGTTCGCGTCGGTCGCTGATCTCGCGAGCGCGTTCCGCCGTGCCGAGGCCGCCCATGGCGAATATGAGAAGCAACTCGGCCGCAGGGACGAGGACTGGCCGACCTGGTACGCCGAGTACATGATCCGCGAGCAGACCGGCGAGCCGCAGCCGGCGTAA
- a CDS encoding cytochrome c biogenesis protein DipZ codes for MILFIITYIAGALTIVSPCILPVLPFVFSRAGQPFTTSVLPMLLGMVVTFAGVATLAALGGDWAVRANEFGRHAAIALLAVFGVTLLSTRIAAMVTRPAVALGNRLSQRAAGQEAGVGASLLLGAATGLLWAPCAGPILGLVLTGAALHGANVGTTLLLTAYAAGAATSLAIAVLAGGRVFAAMKRSLGLGERLRQGLGVAVLAGVAAIALGLDTGLLARLSFAGTTTIEQSLLDRLSGNSVGAAGAAAINRVAPAANDAPRAFKSNLPVEGTLPPLDGAVEWFNSAPLTAEQLRGKVVLVDFWTYSCINCIRTIPYVRAWAEKYRDQGLVVIGVHAPEFAFEKRIDNVKRAVRDFEIGYPVAIDNDFAIWRAFGNSYWPAHYFIDAEGRIRHHHFGEGDYETSERVIQELLAEAAGSRRTDGGVVKPDAKGAEAAPDFANLQSGEDYVGYMRAGNFASPEGVSADEARDYTVGRPRLNQWGLAGNWTIGAEQATLNQAGGAITYRFSARDLHLVLGPGAKAGKVRFQVAVDGVAPGPDHGSDIDAGGNGTVTETRLYQLVRQSGEVRERTFEIRFLDPGVEAFVFTFG; via the coding sequence ATGATCCTTTTCATTATTACCTACATCGCGGGTGCGCTGACCATTGTCAGCCCCTGCATCCTTCCTGTCCTGCCCTTCGTCTTTTCTCGGGCTGGCCAGCCATTCACGACAAGCGTCCTTCCAATGCTTCTCGGCATGGTCGTGACATTCGCGGGCGTCGCAACGCTCGCCGCCTTGGGCGGAGACTGGGCCGTGCGGGCGAATGAGTTCGGCCGCCATGCGGCGATCGCACTGCTCGCCGTCTTCGGCGTTACTCTGCTTTCGACTCGGATCGCGGCCATGGTCACCCGTCCGGCAGTCGCGCTTGGCAACCGGCTCTCGCAAAGGGCGGCCGGGCAGGAGGCTGGTGTTGGAGCATCTCTGCTTCTCGGCGCTGCGACCGGGCTTCTTTGGGCACCCTGCGCGGGTCCGATTCTGGGGCTGGTCCTGACCGGCGCCGCGCTCCACGGTGCCAATGTCGGAACGACGCTCCTGCTCACGGCCTACGCCGCGGGCGCGGCAACCTCGCTGGCGATTGCGGTACTCGCTGGAGGAAGAGTGTTCGCGGCGATGAAGCGATCGCTCGGGCTTGGCGAGCGGCTGCGACAGGGCCTTGGCGTCGCCGTGCTTGCGGGCGTTGCTGCGATTGCGCTCGGCCTCGACACAGGGCTTCTCGCTAGACTGTCCTTTGCGGGCACAACGACCATCGAGCAGTCGCTTCTGGACCGCCTAAGCGGCAACTCCGTCGGAGCGGCCGGCGCAGCGGCGATTAACCGCGTGGCGCCCGCCGCCAATGATGCGCCGCGAGCATTCAAAAGCAACCTGCCGGTTGAGGGCACCCTCCCGCCGCTCGACGGCGCCGTGGAGTGGTTCAATTCCGCGCCGCTGACGGCAGAGCAGCTTCGCGGCAAGGTCGTGCTCGTCGATTTCTGGACCTACTCCTGCATCAATTGCATCCGAACGATCCCCTATGTTCGCGCCTGGGCGGAAAAGTACCGGGATCAGGGCCTGGTCGTGATCGGCGTCCATGCCCCCGAATTCGCTTTCGAGAAGCGGATCGACAACGTGAAGCGGGCGGTACGGGATTTTGAAATCGGCTATCCGGTCGCGATCGACAACGACTTCGCGATCTGGCGCGCTTTCGGCAACAGTTACTGGCCGGCCCATTATTTCATCGATGCGGAAGGACGGATCAGGCACCATCACTTCGGTGAGGGTGATTATGAGACGTCCGAGCGGGTCATTCAGGAACTGCTGGCGGAAGCGGCAGGCAGCCGCAGGACTGACGGCGGTGTTGTTAAGCCCGACGCGAAGGGCGCCGAAGCCGCTCCTGATTTCGCCAATCTCCAGTCCGGCGAGGATTATGTCGGCTACATGCGTGCCGGAAACTTCGCGTCGCCCGAGGGTGTCTCCGCCGATGAAGCGCGCGACTATACCGTCGGAAGGCCGCGGCTCAATCAATGGGGTCTCGCCGGCAACTGGACAATCGGAGCCGAGCAGGCAACGCTCAATCAGGCCGGCGGAGCGATCACCTACCGGTTCAGCGCGCGCGACCTGCACCTTGTTCTTGGACCGGGAGCAAAAGCCGGGAAGGTGCGCTTCCAAGTTGCAGTCGACGGAGTCGCCCCGGGTCCGGATCACGGTTCGGACATCGACGCCGGAGGCAACGGAACGGTGACCGAGACGCGCCTCTATCAGCTTGTGCGCCAGTCAGGAGAGGTGCGGGAGCGGACGTTCGAGATCCGCTTCCTTGATCCAGGTGTCGAAGCCTTTGTTTTCACATTCGGATGA
- a CDS encoding SDR family NAD(P)-dependent oxidoreductase, producing the protein MSTEQKVVIITGASQGIGAGLVRAYRDRNYRVVATSRSIKPNADPDIHTVPGDISMPETAERIVREGLERFGRIDSLVNNAGVFLAKPFIEMTEQDYDHNLAVNVAGFFHITKRAAAEMLKQGSGHIVSITTSLVDQPMVGMPSALASLTKGGLNAVTKSLAMEFSKSGVRVNAVSPGIIKTPLHPAETHSALSGLHPVGRMGEIRDIVDAVLYLETAGFVTGEILHVDGGQNAGRW; encoded by the coding sequence ATGAGTACCGAACAGAAGGTCGTCATTATCACCGGCGCGTCGCAAGGCATCGGCGCCGGATTGGTTCGCGCTTACCGTGACCGGAATTACCGCGTTGTCGCCACTTCCCGGTCCATCAAGCCGAACGCCGACCCGGATATCCACACGGTGCCGGGCGACATCAGCATGCCGGAGACCGCCGAGCGGATCGTCCGCGAGGGGCTCGAGCGGTTCGGCCGCATCGACTCTCTGGTGAACAATGCCGGCGTCTTCTTGGCCAAACCGTTCATCGAAATGACCGAGCAAGACTATGACCACAATCTTGCAGTCAATGTGGCCGGCTTCTTCCACATCACTAAACGCGCCGCTGCCGAGATGCTGAAGCAGGGCTCGGGCCATATCGTCAGCATCACCACCAGCCTGGTCGATCAGCCGATGGTCGGCATGCCATCCGCGCTCGCCTCCCTGACCAAGGGTGGCCTGAACGCGGTGACCAAGTCACTGGCGATGGAGTTCTCGAAGAGCGGCGTTCGCGTGAACGCGGTCTCCCCTGGGATTATCAAGACGCCGTTGCATCCGGCCGAAACGCATTCGGCGCTCTCCGGACTGCACCCGGTCGGCCGAATGGGCGAAATTCGCGATATCGTCGACGCCGTCCTCTATCTCGAAACGGCCGGCTTCGTCACCGGCGAGATCCTCCACGTCGATGGCGGCCAGAACGCCGGTCGGTGGTGA
- a CDS encoding ATP-binding protein, with protein sequence MATAAPIKGIRLWPRTLRARLFIILLAGLAMAHAMSFAVLFSERYVAARSVMFNTLETDVATSIAILDRLPAAERAAWLDRLARGSYRFVLGPGLPGNPVLAPADAEVASKIQAAIGAKYPIEVQSIPGAARHLQAHLRLSDGEPLTIDVTPRGVMPVADWLPYVLIAQLSLLVLCSWFAMRQAIRPLANLASAADTLDPNSNTPRLSETGPTEVAYAATAFNAMRDRIAQYLEERVQILAAISHDLQTPITRMKLRAEMAEDSIDRDKLVQDLGEVERLVKEGVAYARSAHGNAEKATRVDLASFIESLAYDYQDTGKAVTIGELGGGAVVTRPHALRRILTNLIDNALKFAGSAEIEVQRRDGTVFIRVLDRGPGIPDSQLQAVLQPFFRLEQSRNRDTGGTGLGLAIAQQLATAIGATLTLRNRDGGGLVAEIALRQ encoded by the coding sequence ATGGCGACGGCCGCACCAATCAAAGGAATTCGTCTATGGCCTCGCACACTCAGGGCGCGGCTATTCATTATTCTTCTTGCCGGTCTGGCGATGGCGCACGCCATGTCGTTCGCAGTGCTGTTTTCCGAGCGCTACGTCGCGGCCAGATCGGTGATGTTCAATACGCTCGAAACCGACGTCGCGACATCGATCGCCATCCTCGACCGGCTCCCCGCTGCCGAACGTGCCGCCTGGCTCGATCGACTTGCTCGCGGCTCTTACCGGTTCGTTCTGGGGCCGGGGCTCCCCGGCAATCCTGTACTCGCTCCGGCCGACGCCGAGGTCGCCTCCAAGATCCAGGCAGCAATAGGCGCAAAATACCCGATCGAGGTTCAGTCGATCCCGGGAGCAGCCCGCCATCTTCAGGCGCATCTTCGCTTGAGCGACGGCGAACCACTGACTATTGACGTCACGCCGCGGGGCGTCATGCCGGTGGCCGACTGGCTGCCCTACGTGCTCATTGCGCAGCTTTCGCTGTTGGTATTGTGCAGCTGGTTCGCCATGCGCCAGGCCATCCGTCCTCTTGCCAACCTGGCGAGCGCCGCCGACACGCTGGACCCGAACAGCAACACGCCGCGTCTCAGCGAGACCGGGCCGACGGAAGTGGCCTATGCGGCAACGGCGTTCAATGCGATGCGGGATCGTATCGCACAATACCTCGAAGAGCGCGTGCAGATCCTCGCGGCGATCTCGCATGATCTGCAAACACCGATCACCCGCATGAAGCTCCGCGCCGAAATGGCCGAAGATTCCATCGATAGGGACAAGCTGGTCCAGGACCTCGGCGAAGTCGAGCGTCTCGTCAAGGAAGGGGTCGCCTATGCACGCAGCGCCCACGGCAATGCCGAAAAGGCCACCCGCGTCGATCTCGCCTCGTTCATCGAAAGTCTGGCCTATGACTATCAGGACACCGGCAAGGCGGTCACGATCGGCGAATTGGGCGGCGGCGCAGTCGTGACCCGGCCGCACGCGTTGAGGCGGATACTCACCAACCTGATCGACAATGCGCTGAAATTCGCCGGCAGTGCGGAAATCGAGGTTCAGCGCCGCGACGGCACCGTATTCATAAGGGTGCTTGATCGCGGTCCGGGCATCCCGGACAGCCAGTTGCAGGCGGTCCTGCAACCCTTCTTCCGCCTGGAGCAGTCGCGCAACCGCGACACGGGCGGGACGGGTCTCGGGCTCGCGATCGCCCAACAGCTCGCGACCGCGATCGGCGCCACGCTCACCTTGCGCAATCGCGACGGCGGCGGCCTTGTGGCGGAAATCGCGCTGCGCCAATAG
- a CDS encoding GlxA family transcriptional regulator, protein MHLIGFVVFPKFQLMGFAAVTAFEMANLALGEPAYEVELLSEFGGEVKSSAGFGVITKALDDTCYDTVMFGAGATIEPMTPGLIEFARHTLVTSRRVAAPCTGAFVLAESGLLDGRRATTHWAFARQLQERFPAVRVEEDRIFIVDGSVWTSAGMTASIDLALAMIEKDHGQNVARSVARKLVVYHRRAGGQSQFSALLELEPKSDRIQRSIDYAKANLRGVLSVEELADAAGLSARQFSRAFRAETGQSPAKAVENLRVEAARLMMEQGRHSMDVIAEETGFADPDRMRRAFLRTLGQPPQTIRRNARESASAP, encoded by the coding sequence ATGCATCTGATCGGCTTTGTCGTATTTCCAAAATTCCAACTGATGGGCTTCGCTGCAGTTACCGCCTTCGAGATGGCCAATTTGGCGCTCGGAGAGCCGGCTTACGAGGTAGAGCTCCTTTCGGAGTTTGGCGGCGAGGTCAAGTCGTCCGCCGGTTTCGGTGTGATCACGAAAGCGCTTGACGACACGTGCTACGATACCGTGATGTTCGGGGCCGGCGCGACGATCGAGCCGATGACGCCGGGATTGATCGAATTCGCGCGCCACACGCTTGTAACCTCGCGGCGGGTGGCAGCGCCGTGTACCGGTGCCTTCGTCCTTGCGGAATCGGGCCTACTCGACGGGCGCCGGGCGACGACGCATTGGGCCTTTGCGCGCCAATTGCAGGAGCGATTCCCGGCGGTGAGGGTGGAGGAAGACCGCATCTTCATCGTCGACGGCAGCGTGTGGACGTCGGCTGGTATGACGGCGAGCATCGACCTCGCGCTCGCGATGATCGAGAAGGACCACGGCCAGAACGTCGCCCGCTCGGTCGCCCGCAAGCTCGTCGTCTATCATCGGCGTGCCGGCGGCCAATCGCAGTTTTCCGCATTGCTCGAGCTCGAGCCGAAGTCGGACCGGATCCAGAGATCGATCGACTATGCCAAGGCCAACCTTCGCGGTGTGTTGTCGGTGGAAGAGCTGGCCGATGCGGCGGGCTTGAGCGCGCGCCAGTTCAGCCGGGCATTTCGGGCCGAGACGGGACAGTCGCCCGCCAAGGCAGTGGAGAACCTGCGCGTGGAGGCGGCGCGGCTGATGATGGAGCAGGGCCGCCATTCCATGGACGTGATCGCGGAGGAAACCGGTTTTGCCGATCCCGATCGCATGCGTCGGGCCTTTCTTCGCACACTCGGACAGCCTCCGCAAACAATCCGGCGGAATGCGCGCGAGAGCGCGTCCGCGCCATAA
- a CDS encoding SDR family oxidoreductase codes for MTQHSKGTALITGASSGIGAIYADRLARRGYDLILVARNQARLNELAKRLTDDTGRAIEVVAADLGNKADLHRIEKVLQTDAGITMLVNNAGVGATAPLLASDVDKMEEMITLNVNALTRLTYAAVPGFVSRGGGAIINIASIVGIAPEVLNGVYGGSKAFVLAFTLSLQKELADKNIRIQAVLPGATATDFWGTAGTPLEHVPSEIVMPAEDMVDAALAGFDFGEQITIPSLPDAADWQAYEAARQKLIPHLSLSAPAARYRVAE; via the coding sequence ATGACCCAACACTCGAAAGGTACCGCGCTGATTACCGGCGCTTCCTCCGGCATCGGTGCGATCTATGCCGATCGCCTGGCGCGCAGGGGATATGATCTGATCCTCGTCGCCCGCAACCAGGCCCGCCTCAATGAACTGGCCAAGCGTCTTACCGACGATACCGGTCGCGCCATCGAAGTCGTTGCGGCGGACCTCGGCAACAAAGCCGATCTCCACCGCATCGAGAAGGTGCTTCAGACCGATGCCGGCATCACCATGCTGGTCAACAATGCCGGTGTCGGCGCGACCGCTCCGCTGCTCGCGTCCGACGTCGACAAGATGGAAGAGATGATCACGCTGAACGTCAACGCGCTGACGCGGCTGACCTACGCAGCGGTCCCCGGTTTCGTTTCGCGCGGGGGCGGCGCGATCATCAACATCGCTTCGATCGTCGGTATCGCGCCGGAAGTGCTGAACGGTGTCTACGGCGGCAGCAAGGCCTTCGTGCTCGCCTTCACCCTGTCGCTGCAGAAGGAGCTCGCCGACAAGAACATCCGCATCCAAGCCGTTCTCCCGGGTGCGACGGCGACCGACTTCTGGGGCACTGCCGGTACGCCCCTGGAGCATGTGCCAAGTGAGATCGTCATGCCCGCCGAGGACATGGTGGACGCCGCCCTCGCCGGCTTCGATTTCGGCGAACAAATCACCATTCCCTCGCTCCCGGACGCAGCCGATTGGCAGGCTTACGAAGCGGCGCGACAGAAGCTCATCCCGCACCTCTCCCTGAGCGCACCCGCCGCGAGATATCGGGTCGCAGAGTAA
- a CDS encoding response regulator yields the protein MEHIDHILIVDDDREIRELVSAYLKKNGLRVTAVPDGRQMRAFLEANAVDLIILDIMMPGDDGLVLSRELRAGGHKATPIVMLTARTDEMDRIIGLEMGADDYLAKPFSARELLARIKAVLRRTRMLPPNLQISEAGQLLRFGKWKLDTTARHLVDSDGTVIALSGAEYRLLRVFIDHPQRVLNRDQLLNLTQGRDAELFDRSIDLLVSRVRQRLGDDAREPTYIKTVRSEGYVFSMPVEIVEPR from the coding sequence ATGGAGCACATCGACCACATCTTGATCGTCGATGACGACCGCGAAATCCGGGAGCTCGTATCGGCTTATCTGAAAAAGAATGGTCTGCGCGTCACCGCTGTGCCCGACGGTCGACAGATGCGCGCATTTCTCGAGGCCAATGCCGTCGACCTTATCATTCTCGACATCATGATGCCGGGCGACGACGGTCTTGTGCTGAGCCGCGAGTTGCGCGCGGGCGGGCACAAGGCCACGCCGATCGTCATGCTGACCGCCCGCACGGACGAGATGGACCGCATCATTGGCCTCGAAATGGGGGCCGACGACTATCTCGCCAAGCCGTTTTCGGCGCGCGAACTGCTTGCCCGCATCAAGGCCGTTCTCCGCCGCACGCGAATGCTGCCGCCAAACTTGCAGATCTCGGAGGCCGGTCAGTTGCTGCGTTTCGGCAAATGGAAACTCGACACGACGGCACGGCATCTCGTCGACTCCGACGGCACGGTGATTGCGCTCAGCGGCGCAGAATACCGCCTTCTGCGCGTCTTCATCGACCACCCCCAACGCGTGCTCAACCGGGATCAGCTCCTCAACCTGACGCAGGGACGCGATGCCGAGCTCTTCGACCGCTCCATCGATCTCCTCGTCAGTCGGGTCCGTCAGCGCCTCGGCGACGATGCCCGGGAGCCGACCTATATCAAGACCGTCCGCAGCGAAGGCTATGTCTTTTCCATGCCGGTGGAAATCGTGGAGCCGCGCTGA
- a CDS encoding organic hydroperoxide resistance protein: MTEIEKVLYTGKTHTTGGREGASRSSDGRLDIKLSSPGSSKPGTNPEQLFAAGWSACFIGAIGLAASERKITLPADLAVDAEVDLRNSAGAYSLQARLNVSMPGIDRDTAQALVERAHQICPYSKATRGNIEVAINIV; this comes from the coding sequence ATGACCGAGATCGAAAAGGTACTTTACACCGGCAAGACGCACACCACCGGTGGCCGTGAAGGCGCATCCCGCAGTTCTGACGGGCGCCTGGACATCAAGCTTTCCTCACCCGGCAGCTCGAAGCCCGGGACAAACCCAGAGCAACTCTTCGCAGCCGGCTGGTCGGCCTGCTTCATCGGGGCCATCGGACTGGCGGCCAGTGAGCGGAAGATAACACTTCCGGCCGATCTGGCGGTGGATGCCGAAGTGGATCTTCGCAACAGTGCCGGCGCCTATTCGCTGCAGGCACGGCTCAATGTGAGTATGCCGGGCATCGACCGCGACACGGCACAGGCGCTGGTCGAAAGGGCGCATCAGATCTGTCCTTATTCCAAGGCGACGCGCGGCAATATCGAGGTCGCAATCAACATCGTTTGA
- a CDS encoding LysR family transcriptional regulator, with translation MDRIDAMKVFVTAIDEGSLAGAARRLKRSPTAVSRAVSLLEAHVGVELLHRTTRTLKLSEAGQRYAAACRRVLIDLEEADMLAGGERAAPRGMLTISAPPILGEEVLRPILDDFLDLYPTVSARLLLLDRFVNLVDEGVDIALRIGHLADSSLISTRLGGDVRRVVVASPRYLASHPRIEEPADLAKHQIVAFTNFGLDSWSFTPAKGASIPRSVQFTPRCIVNSVRAAAASAAAGRGLTRLYSYHVSEYVKDGRLEIVLADAEHPPLPAHMLAPQGRMSVPKVRAFVDYAAPRLRSEFARLAAEAGTLY, from the coding sequence ATGGATCGCATCGATGCAATGAAGGTGTTCGTGACGGCCATCGACGAGGGCAGCCTCGCCGGAGCAGCTCGCCGGCTGAAGCGATCGCCGACCGCTGTCAGTCGAGCGGTGAGTTTACTGGAAGCCCATGTCGGCGTCGAGTTGCTGCACCGGACGACCCGCACGCTCAAGCTCAGCGAGGCCGGCCAACGATATGCGGCCGCCTGTCGGCGGGTGCTGATCGATCTCGAGGAGGCCGACATGCTCGCCGGCGGCGAACGCGCGGCTCCACGTGGCATGTTGACGATTTCGGCGCCGCCGATCCTCGGGGAAGAGGTACTTCGGCCCATCCTGGACGACTTCCTCGACCTCTACCCAACTGTATCGGCCCGGCTTCTCCTTCTCGATCGCTTCGTCAATCTGGTGGATGAAGGCGTCGATATTGCCCTGCGCATCGGGCACCTGGCGGATTCGTCACTCATCTCTACCCGGCTTGGTGGCGACGTCCGGCGCGTCGTGGTCGCCTCTCCTCGATACCTCGCCAGTCATCCCCGCATCGAAGAGCCGGCAGATCTTGCTAAACACCAGATCGTGGCCTTCACAAACTTTGGCCTCGATTCCTGGAGCTTCACGCCGGCGAAAGGCGCGTCCATTCCCCGGAGCGTTCAATTTACGCCGAGATGCATCGTCAACAGCGTGCGCGCTGCCGCCGCGTCGGCCGCTGCCGGGCGCGGTCTGACCAGGCTCTATTCGTACCACGTCTCAGAGTATGTGAAAGACGGGCGCCTCGAGATCGTGCTCGCCGATGCCGAGCATCCGCCCCTGCCGGCGCATATGCTCGCACCGCAGGGCCGCATGTCGGTGCCGAAAGTGCGCGCCTTCGTCGACTACGCCGCGCCGCGTCTGCGCTCCGAATTTGCGCGCTTGGCAGCCGAGGCCGGCACGCTCTATTGA
- a CDS encoding type 1 glutamine amidotransferase domain-containing protein: MKILMVLTSHDRLGNTGKPTGFWLEEFAAPYYEFKDAGAEVTLASPKGGQPPIDPKSDEPGNQTAAMERFKNDPAAQEELANTARLADVTADSFDAVFYPGGHGPLWDLANDRDSIALIEGFYNAGKPVAAVCHGPAVLREVTYQGEPIVKGKRVTGFTNSEEEAVQLTEVVPFLVEDELKRLGGRYEKAGDWADFTVVDGRLITGQNPSSSTSAARELLKLLQ; encoded by the coding sequence ATGAAAATCCTGATGGTTCTGACTTCGCATGACCGACTCGGCAATACGGGCAAGCCAACTGGCTTCTGGCTCGAGGAGTTCGCGGCGCCCTATTACGAATTCAAGGATGCCGGCGCAGAGGTCACACTCGCCTCGCCCAAAGGCGGCCAGCCGCCCATCGATCCCAAGAGCGACGAGCCGGGCAACCAGACCGCGGCGATGGAGCGCTTCAAGAATGATCCCGCAGCCCAGGAGGAACTGGCGAATACGGCAAGGCTCGCCGACGTCACGGCGGACAGCTTCGACGCAGTCTTCTATCCTGGCGGCCACGGTCCGCTGTGGGACCTCGCCAACGACCGGGACTCGATTGCCCTGATCGAGGGGTTCTACAACGCCGGCAAGCCGGTCGCGGCCGTCTGCCATGGCCCGGCTGTCCTGCGCGAGGTAACCTATCAGGGAGAGCCCATCGTCAAGGGAAAGCGCGTCACCGGCTTCACCAATTCCGAGGAGGAAGCAGTGCAATTGACCGAGGTCGTGCCCTTCCTCGTCGAGGACGAGTTGAAGCGTCTCGGCGGCCGCTATGAAAAGGCTGGCGATTGGGCCGATTTCACCGTCGTCGACGGCCGGTTGATCACGGGCCAGAACCCGTCTTCGTCCACTTCTGCCGCGAGGGAACTACTCAAGCTTCTGCAGTAG